One window from the genome of Streptomyces cadmiisoli encodes:
- a CDS encoding ATP-binding cassette domain-containing protein — translation MSMATTPEPQPPAPHAADSHDLIRVHGARENNLKDVSIEIPKRRLTVFTGVSGSGKSSLVFDTIAAESQRLINETYSAFLQGFMPNRARPEVDVLDGLTTAISVDQQRMGGDPRSTVGTATDANAMLRILFSRLGQPHIGPPSAYSFNTATVRASGAITVERGAKTKAEKATFTRTGGMCTRCEGRGKVSDIDLTQLYDDSKSIAEGAFTIPGWKSDNVWTVGIYAESGFLDPNKPIRRFTKKEMHDFLYREPTKVKVNGVNLTYEGLIPKIQKSFLSKDKEAMQPHIRAFVERAVTFTTCPECDGTRLSEGARSSKIAGISIADACGMEIRDLAEWVRGVHEPSVTPLLTALQGTLDSFTEIGLGYLSLDRSAGTLSGGEAQRVKMIRHLGSSLTDVTYVFDEPTIGLHPHDIQRMNDLLLRLRDKGNTVLVVEHKPEAIAIADHVVDLGPGAGTAGGTVCFEGTVDGLRASDTVTGRHLDDRATVKESVRKPTGALEIRGATANNLQGVDVDIPLGVLCVITGVAGSGKSSLVHGSVPAEEGVVSVDQSPIRGSRRSNPATYTGLLDPIRKAFAKANGVKPALFSANSEGACPTCNGAGVIYTDLAMMAGVATTCEDCEGKRFQASVLDYHLGGRDISEVLAMSVTEAEEFFADGEARTPAAHKILERLMDVGLGYLSLGQPLTTLSGGERQRLKLATHMAEKGGVYVLDEPTTGLHLADVEQLLGLLDRLVESGKSVIVIEHHQAVMAHADWIIDLGPGAGHDGGRIVFEGTPADLVADRSTLTGEHLAAYVGA, via the coding sequence ATGAGCATGGCCACGACGCCGGAGCCGCAGCCGCCTGCGCCGCACGCTGCCGACAGCCACGACCTGATCCGTGTGCACGGCGCGCGCGAGAACAACCTCAAGGACGTCAGCATCGAGATCCCGAAGCGCCGGCTGACGGTGTTCACCGGCGTCTCCGGCTCGGGCAAGAGCTCCCTGGTGTTCGACACGATCGCCGCCGAGTCGCAGCGGCTGATCAACGAGACCTACAGCGCCTTCCTGCAGGGCTTCATGCCGAACCGGGCCCGGCCCGAGGTCGACGTGCTCGACGGTCTGACGACGGCGATCAGCGTCGACCAGCAGCGGATGGGCGGCGACCCCCGTTCCACCGTCGGTACCGCCACCGACGCCAACGCGATGCTGCGCATCCTGTTCAGCCGGCTCGGGCAGCCGCACATCGGCCCGCCCAGCGCGTACTCCTTCAACACGGCCACGGTCCGGGCGAGCGGCGCGATCACCGTGGAGCGCGGTGCCAAGACCAAGGCGGAGAAGGCGACCTTCACCCGCACCGGCGGCATGTGCACCCGCTGCGAAGGCCGCGGCAAGGTCTCCGACATCGACCTCACCCAGCTCTACGACGACTCCAAGTCGATCGCCGAGGGCGCGTTCACCATCCCCGGCTGGAAGTCGGACAACGTGTGGACGGTGGGGATCTACGCCGAGTCGGGCTTCCTCGACCCGAACAAGCCGATCCGCCGGTTCACCAAGAAGGAGATGCACGACTTCCTCTACCGTGAGCCGACCAAGGTGAAGGTCAACGGCGTCAACCTCACCTACGAAGGGCTGATCCCCAAGATCCAGAAGTCGTTCCTGTCCAAGGACAAGGAGGCGATGCAGCCGCACATCCGGGCGTTCGTGGAGCGGGCCGTGACCTTCACCACCTGCCCCGAGTGCGACGGCACCCGGCTCAGCGAGGGCGCCCGCTCGTCGAAGATCGCCGGGATCAGCATCGCCGACGCGTGCGGGATGGAGATCCGCGACCTGGCCGAGTGGGTCCGCGGGGTCCACGAGCCGTCGGTGACGCCGCTGCTCACCGCGCTCCAGGGCACCCTCGACTCGTTCACCGAGATCGGCCTCGGCTACCTCTCGCTCGACCGGTCGGCCGGCACCCTCTCCGGCGGCGAGGCCCAGCGCGTGAAGATGATCCGCCACCTCGGCTCCTCGCTCACCGATGTCACCTACGTCTTCGACGAGCCGACCATCGGTCTGCACCCGCACGACATCCAGCGGATGAACGACCTGCTGCTGCGGCTGCGCGACAAGGGCAACACGGTGCTGGTCGTGGAGCACAAGCCGGAGGCCATCGCGATCGCCGACCACGTCGTGGACCTCGGCCCCGGTGCCGGCACGGCGGGCGGCACCGTCTGCTTCGAGGGCACCGTCGACGGTCTGCGGGCCAGCGACACCGTCACCGGCCGCCATCTCGACGACCGGGCCACCGTCAAGGAGTCGGTGCGCAAGCCCACCGGCGCGCTGGAGATCCGCGGCGCGACCGCGAACAACCTCCAGGGCGTCGACGTCGACATCCCGCTCGGGGTGCTCTGCGTGATCACCGGCGTCGCGGGCTCCGGCAAGAGCTCGCTGGTGCACGGCTCCGTCCCCGCCGAAGAGGGCGTCGTGTCGGTCGACCAGAGCCCGATCCGCGGCTCGCGGCGCAGCAACCCGGCGACCTACACCGGACTGCTCGACCCGATCCGCAAGGCCTTCGCCAAGGCCAACGGGGTGAAGCCGGCCCTGTTCAGCGCCAACTCCGAGGGCGCATGCCCGACGTGCAACGGCGCCGGTGTGATCTACACCGACCTGGCGATGATGGCCGGCGTCGCCACCACCTGCGAGGACTGCGAGGGCAAGCGGTTCCAGGCCTCGGTGCTGGACTACCACCTCGGCGGACGCGACATCAGCGAGGTGCTCGCGATGTCGGTGACCGAGGCCGAGGAGTTCTTCGCCGACGGCGAGGCGCGCACCCCGGCCGCGCACAAGATCCTGGAACGGCTCATGGACGTCGGCCTCGGCTACCTGAGCCTCGGCCAGCCGCTGACCACGCTGTCCGGCGGTGAGCGGCAGCGCCTCAAGCTGGCCACGCACATGGCGGAGAAGGGCGGTGTCTACGTCCTGGACGAGCCGACCACGGGCCTCCACCTCGCCGACGTCGAGCAGCTGCTCGGCCTGCTCGACCGGCTCGTCGAATCCGGCAAGTCGGTGATCGTCATCGAGCACCACCAGGCCGTCATGGCCCACGCCGACTGGATCATCGACCTCGGCCCGGGCGCCGGCCACGACGGCGGCAGGATCGTCTTCGAGGGCACGCCCGCCGACCTGGTCGCCGACCGTTCGACCCTCACCGGGGAGCACCTCGCGGCCTACGTCGGAGCCTGA
- the ppk2 gene encoding polyphosphate kinase 2, whose product MTEEGKARRLPRRTYEKELLRLQTELVKLQEWVRAEGARLVVVFEGRDAAGKGGTIKRVTEHLNPRVARIAALPTPTERERTQWYFQRYVEQLPAGGEIVLFDRSWYNRAGVEHVMGFCTHEEYRLFLRQCPIFERMLVEDGILLRKYWFSVSDDEQLDRFRRRLDDPLRRWKLSPMDLESVTRWEAYSRAKDEMFVHTDITEAPWFVVESDDKRRARVNMIAHLLDSVPYRRPEEAPSILALPPRPPSTGYQRPPRDLQTYVPDHAAGL is encoded by the coding sequence ATGACCGAGGAGGGCAAGGCGCGGAGGCTGCCCCGGAGGACGTACGAGAAGGAGTTGCTGCGCCTCCAGACGGAACTGGTCAAGCTCCAGGAGTGGGTACGGGCGGAGGGCGCCCGGCTGGTCGTCGTCTTCGAGGGGCGGGACGCGGCCGGCAAGGGCGGCACCATCAAGCGGGTCACCGAGCACCTCAACCCCCGTGTCGCCCGGATCGCCGCGCTGCCCACACCGACCGAGCGCGAACGCACCCAGTGGTACTTCCAGCGCTACGTCGAGCAGCTGCCGGCGGGCGGGGAGATCGTGCTGTTCGACCGGTCCTGGTACAACCGGGCCGGTGTCGAGCACGTGATGGGCTTCTGCACGCATGAGGAGTACCGGCTCTTCCTGCGCCAGTGCCCGATCTTCGAACGGATGCTGGTGGAGGACGGGATCCTGCTGCGCAAGTACTGGTTCTCGGTCAGCGACGACGAGCAGCTCGACCGGTTCCGGCGCCGGCTGGACGACCCGCTGCGGCGCTGGAAGCTGTCGCCGATGGACCTGGAGTCGGTCACCCGCTGGGAGGCGTATTCGCGGGCCAAGGACGAGATGTTCGTCCATACCGACATCACCGAGGCGCCCTGGTTCGTCGTGGAGAGCGACGACAAGCGGCGGGCCCGGGTGAACATGATCGCCCACCTGCTGGACTCGGTGCCCTACCGCCGGCCCGAGGAGGCGCCGTCGATCCTCGCGCTGCCGCCGCGCCCGCCCTCCACCGGCTACCAGCGCCCGCCGCGGGACCTGCAGACCTACGTCCCCGACCACGCCGCCGGTCTGTGA
- a CDS encoding class-II fumarase/aspartase family protein yields MSVLNGGSAGPLRDTGLLSPVRAGTPAEAAVSDEAWLQAMLDAEAALTRAQAGLGLVPPEAARTITRLARGELLDPRAVALTARETANPVVGLVQALSRLVEKEDPAAAEYVHRGSTSQDVLDTGTMLVAARTLRIIRSDLARAAAALAGLARDHRDTLMAGRTLTLHAVPTTFGLKAAGWRQLLQDADARLGQVLDGLPVSLGGAAGTLAGYLEYARIDGRAGTDTHVDAARHVAVLTEAFAAETGLSAGPALPWHALRSPVADLAAALAFTAGALGKMAVDVQSLARTEVGEVAEPTVAGRGASSAMPQKRNPVLATLMRSAALQVPVLAAGLTQCLVAEDERSAGAWHAEWLLLRECLRLTGGAAHTAVELAAGLQVRPERMRRNVALTGSALVSERLAAVLAPRLGKAAAKRLLTSATELAAGSDRPLPKVLAELPELTGAFDPDELARLCDPAHYTGAAGALVDRALSRP; encoded by the coding sequence ATGAGCGTGCTGAACGGCGGGTCCGCGGGCCCGCTGCGGGACACCGGTCTGCTCTCACCGGTACGGGCCGGCACGCCCGCGGAGGCGGCGGTGTCCGACGAGGCCTGGCTCCAGGCCATGCTGGACGCCGAAGCGGCGCTGACGCGGGCGCAGGCGGGGCTCGGGCTGGTACCGCCGGAGGCCGCGCGGACGATCACCCGGCTGGCCCGCGGCGAGCTGCTGGACCCGCGGGCCGTCGCCCTGACGGCCCGGGAGACGGCCAACCCGGTGGTCGGCCTGGTGCAGGCGCTGAGCAGGCTGGTGGAGAAGGAGGACCCGGCCGCGGCGGAGTACGTGCACCGGGGTTCGACCAGCCAGGACGTACTGGACACCGGGACGATGCTGGTGGCCGCCCGGACCCTGCGCATCATCCGCTCCGATCTGGCGCGGGCGGCGGCCGCACTGGCCGGGCTGGCCCGGGACCACCGTGACACCCTGATGGCGGGCCGGACGCTGACGCTGCACGCGGTACCGACCACCTTCGGGCTGAAGGCCGCGGGCTGGCGCCAGTTGCTCCAGGACGCCGACGCCCGGCTGGGGCAGGTGCTGGACGGACTCCCGGTGTCGCTCGGCGGCGCGGCCGGGACACTGGCCGGCTACCTGGAGTACGCCAGGATCGACGGCCGCGCCGGAACGGACACGCACGTCGACGCCGCCCGCCATGTGGCCGTGCTGACGGAGGCGTTCGCCGCGGAGACCGGGCTCTCGGCCGGCCCGGCGCTGCCGTGGCACGCGTTGCGCAGCCCGGTCGCGGACCTCGCGGCGGCACTCGCCTTCACCGCCGGCGCCCTGGGGAAGATGGCGGTGGACGTGCAGTCGCTGGCCCGGACGGAGGTCGGCGAGGTCGCCGAACCCACCGTCGCCGGCCGCGGCGCCTCCTCGGCCATGCCACAGAAGCGGAATCCGGTGCTGGCGACGCTGATGCGCAGTGCCGCGCTCCAGGTGCCGGTGCTGGCGGCGGGCCTGACGCAGTGCCTGGTCGCGGAGGACGAGAGGTCCGCCGGCGCGTGGCATGCGGAGTGGCTGCTGCTGCGGGAGTGCCTGCGGCTGACCGGCGGCGCCGCGCACACCGCCGTGGAACTCGCCGCGGGCCTCCAGGTGCGACCGGAGCGGATGCGGCGCAACGTGGCCCTCACCGGCAGCGCGCTGGTCTCGGAGCGGCTGGCCGCCGTACTGGCGCCGCGGCTCGGCAAGGCGGCCGCGAAGCGACTCCTGACCTCGGCCACGGAACTGGCCGCCGGGTCGGATCGCCCGCTGCCAAAGGTGCTGGCGGAGCTGCCGGAGCTGACCGGCGCGTTCGATCCGGACGAGCTGGCGCGCCTGTGCGATCCGGCGCACTACACGGGTGCGGCCGGCGCGCTGGTGGACCGCGCGTTGAGCCGGCCGTAG
- a CDS encoding FAD/NAD(P)-binding protein, with protein sequence MNGDMEVCIVGAGPRGLSVLERLCANERAAPSSPAVLVHLVDPWPPGAGQVWRTDQSRHLLMNTVASQVTVYSDESTRIAGPVEPGPGLYEWAKQLALLGPLDDREGYGEETLAEARTLGPDSYPTRAFYGHYLNDCFRRIVAGAPEHVSVRVHTSRAVAMADTHGIPGGPQGVRLANGTRLNELDAIVLAQGHVPSGLTPRQERTATLARIHYLTYVTPANPADVDLRGIGPGEPVLLRGLGLNFCDYMALLTLGRGGSFHRKDGRLAYRPSGREPALYASSRRGVPYHARGENQKGPFGRYRPRLLTAEHAAELRARDGDERRVHFGTDLWPLVCREVESVYYAALLHAHGRGAECDAFTERFLAVPGDGDTSAVLDEFRFSAADRWDWERIAQPCRGQRFADRTEFRRWLLDHLRDDLAAARAGNVQGPLKAALDVLRDLRNEIRLAVDHAGLEGDSHRDDLEGWYTPLNAYLSIGPPASRVEEMIALIEAGLLELTGPGTEIRFDTANPSFVAESAVVPGPPVRSRVLIEARLPEPDLRRTHDPLLRHLLATEQIGPYLVRSSRGAAYETGGLAVTERPYHLLDARGRPHPRRFAFGVPTEGVHWVTAAGVRPGVDSVTISDSDAIARAVTGLRPVAHVPPSVRRTTTDTDLTGVIV encoded by the coding sequence ATGAACGGCGACATGGAGGTCTGCATTGTCGGTGCGGGCCCGCGTGGATTGTCGGTGCTGGAGCGACTGTGTGCGAACGAGCGGGCGGCACCGTCGTCGCCGGCCGTTCTCGTGCATCTCGTCGACCCCTGGCCGCCGGGCGCCGGACAGGTGTGGCGGACGGACCAGTCCCGCCATCTGCTGATGAACACGGTGGCCTCGCAGGTGACCGTCTACTCCGACGAGAGCACCCGCATCGCCGGTCCCGTCGAGCCAGGCCCCGGCCTGTACGAGTGGGCGAAGCAACTGGCGCTGCTGGGACCGCTCGACGACCGCGAGGGCTACGGCGAGGAGACACTGGCGGAGGCGAGGACGCTCGGCCCGGACTCCTACCCGACCCGCGCCTTCTACGGCCACTACCTCAACGACTGCTTCCGCCGCATCGTCGCGGGCGCGCCGGAACACGTCAGCGTACGGGTGCACACCTCACGAGCGGTGGCGATGGCCGACACCCACGGGATTCCCGGTGGGCCTCAGGGTGTTCGACTGGCGAACGGTACGCGGTTGAACGAGCTGGACGCCATCGTGCTGGCGCAGGGACATGTGCCGAGCGGGCTCACTCCGCGGCAGGAGCGTACCGCGACACTCGCGCGGATTCACTACCTGACGTACGTCACCCCCGCCAATCCGGCGGACGTCGACCTGCGCGGCATCGGTCCGGGCGAACCGGTCCTCCTGCGCGGGCTGGGACTCAACTTCTGCGACTACATGGCGCTGTTGACGCTGGGGCGCGGCGGTTCCTTCCACCGGAAGGACGGCCGGCTGGCGTACCGGCCGTCCGGGCGGGAGCCCGCGCTCTACGCCAGCTCGCGGCGCGGCGTGCCCTACCACGCGCGGGGCGAGAACCAGAAGGGACCGTTCGGCCGGTACCGGCCCCGGCTGCTGACCGCCGAGCACGCGGCCGAGTTGCGGGCCCGCGACGGGGACGAGCGGCGGGTGCACTTCGGCACCGACCTGTGGCCGCTGGTCTGCCGCGAGGTGGAGAGCGTCTACTACGCCGCGCTCCTGCACGCACACGGCCGGGGCGCGGAGTGCGACGCGTTCACCGAGCGCTTCCTGGCCGTACCCGGGGACGGCGACACGTCGGCCGTGCTCGACGAGTTCCGCTTCTCCGCCGCGGACCGCTGGGACTGGGAGCGCATCGCCCAGCCGTGCCGCGGACAGCGGTTCGCGGACCGGACGGAGTTCCGCCGCTGGCTGCTGGACCACCTGCGCGACGATCTCGCCGCGGCGCGGGCCGGGAACGTGCAAGGGCCCCTGAAGGCGGCCCTCGACGTCCTGCGGGACCTGCGCAACGAGATCCGGCTGGCCGTGGACCACGCGGGCCTGGAGGGCGATTCGCACCGCGACGACCTGGAGGGGTGGTACACCCCGCTGAACGCGTATCTGTCCATCGGTCCGCCCGCCTCACGGGTCGAGGAGATGATCGCGCTGATCGAGGCGGGGCTGCTGGAGCTGACCGGGCCGGGAACGGAGATCCGCTTCGACACCGCGAACCCGTCGTTCGTGGCGGAGTCGGCCGTCGTACCGGGGCCGCCGGTCAGGAGCCGGGTGCTGATCGAGGCCCGTCTCCCCGAGCCCGACCTGCGCCGTACCCACGACCCGCTGCTGCGGCACCTGCTGGCCACGGAGCAGATAGGGCCGTACCTGGTCCGCAGCAGCCGTGGTGCCGCCTACGAGACCGGCGGTCTGGCCGTGACCGAGCGGCCCTATCACCTGCTGGACGCGCGCGGCCGTCCCCATCCGCGGCGGTTCGCGTTCGGTGTGCCGACCGAGGGGGTGCACTGGGTGACCGCGGCGGGCGTGCGGCCGGGCGTGGACTCGGTGACGATCAGCGACTCGGACGCCATCGCGCGGGCGGTGACGGGGCTGCGGCCGGTGGCCCATGTGCCGCCCTCGGTACGGCGGACCACCACGGACACCGACCTCACGGGAGTGATCGTATGA
- a CDS encoding ParB/RepB/Spo0J family partition protein, whose product MSLSSHGATNQQGDTLMKGQLLADTGELTEVLTEEILGQQRIELVSLGELTHFDSPRISGADREHVRLLADSDAELPPILVNRRTMHVIDGMHRVHAAELRGQSKIKAIFCDCDDDEAFVLAVKANVSHGLPLPRSDRNAAAERIINTHPEWSDRRIASITGLSHKTVGAIRRRASGEIPQSPTRLGRDGRERPVDAAEGRVLAGRILTERPGVSLRAVAREAGVSPATVRDVRDRMRRGEALAGPARPDPAPADTLPGDTVSGAPPEPRQVSRIDPGPHQGPDLAELVNSLRKDPSLRFSESGRTLLRLLDACTVGPQEWTRISDNVPLHRVECIAIAARECSRAWQGFVTELEQRTRDQASG is encoded by the coding sequence TTGTCGCTGTCTTCGCATGGAGCCACGAATCAACAGGGGGACACGCTCATGAAAGGTCAGCTGCTGGCTGACACCGGAGAACTCACCGAAGTACTCACCGAAGAAATCCTCGGACAACAACGCATTGAATTAGTGTCGCTCGGCGAATTAACGCATTTCGATTCTCCCCGGATTTCGGGTGCGGACCGGGAGCATGTACGTCTCCTGGCCGATTCGGATGCCGAACTCCCGCCCATTCTCGTGAACCGCAGGACGATGCATGTCATCGACGGTATGCATCGGGTGCACGCCGCGGAACTCCGCGGTCAGAGCAAAATCAAGGCGATCTTCTGCGATTGCGATGACGACGAAGCGTTTGTACTCGCGGTAAAGGCGAATGTCTCCCACGGTCTTCCGCTGCCGCGTTCCGACAGGAATGCCGCCGCCGAACGTATCATCAACACCCACCCGGAGTGGTCCGACCGGCGGATCGCCTCGATCACCGGCCTTTCCCACAAGACCGTCGGCGCGATCCGGCGCCGGGCAAGTGGGGAAATTCCCCAGTCGCCCACCCGGCTCGGGCGCGACGGCCGGGAACGCCCGGTCGACGCCGCGGAGGGGCGCGTCCTGGCCGGCCGCATCCTCACCGAGCGTCCCGGCGTCTCGCTGCGCGCCGTCGCCCGGGAGGCGGGGGTCAGCCCGGCGACCGTGCGCGACGTCCGGGACCGGATGCGGCGCGGCGAGGCGCTCGCCGGACCCGCACGGCCCGACCCGGCCCCCGCCGACACGCTCCCGGGCGACACGGTGAGCGGGGCGCCGCCGGAACCGCGGCAGGTGTCCCGGATCGACCCCGGCCCCCACCAGGGCCCCGACCTCGCCGAACTGGTCAACAGCCTGCGCAAGGACCCCTCCCTGCGGTTCTCCGAGTCCGGCCGCACCTTGCTGCGTCTGCTGGACGCCTGCACGGTGGGGCCGCAAGAGTGGACCCGGATCAGCGACAACGTCCCGCTGCACCGGGTGGAGTGCATCGCCATCGCCGCTCGTGAGTGCAGCCGGGCGTGGCAGGGCTTCGTGACGGAACTGGAGCAGCGCACCCGCGATCAGGCGTCGGGCTGA